The window TAGAGGTGTTATGTATAAGTATTTTTTCCAGCTCTTTTGGCTCAATATCTCTAGGAACCTTAGAAAGATCAATTTCCACAGCATTTACCCTGTGCTGTAGATAAACGGCTTTTTTTTTAGGTTCTGTAAAATGAGTTACTGCAACTTCTATAGCCCAGCTTTCCATATCGGAGAACAGCAGAGCATCTGGTTGAACCTCATGTATTTTAGCCTCTTTCTGTGCTCTGCTGTAGCTATAGGAAAGTTCTGGAGTGAGCCATATAAAGTTATTGTCCACTATAATTTGCTTGGCTAGTTCATGCAGAGCTGTTTCTGGCGCTCCATTACACTCTGTATCTATGTCATGCCTAAAGTGCCATTGCCTTATTTCGCCCTTTACTCCCTGTAGCCTCTCTCCACACTTTAAACATACACAGTTGCAGCGTAGGCCTTTCTCTACCTCAGTTATGTGCTTTATCCTACTGGTAATAATGTCCTGGGCTAAATATATGCTCTGCTCCATGCTTTAAGAATTTATCTAATAGATTTCCATCAACTAAGGCTACTGTTGAGATGTGACATTTATATTTATCACTCCCTCTTTTGGTATTGGAATATTGCCCGTATGTATGATATATCTCACTGAGAAGCCATTTTTGTCCGTATTATTTACTATCACAAGTAACGGATCAAGTTCCCGAGAAAGATTATGCTTTAAAGATTTTATATGATATGATACTACATAACCACCATTATTTTCTAGTATCTCAGGAGCATCTAATC of the Flammeovirgaceae bacterium 311 genome contains:
- a CDS encoding hypothetical protein (COG4469 Competence protein); protein product: MEQSIYLAQDIITSRIKHITEVEKGLRCNCVCLKCGERLQGVKGEIRQWHFRHDIDTECNGAPETALHELAKQIIVDNNFIWLTPELSYSYSRAQKEAKIHEVQPDALLFSDMESWAIEVAVTHFTEPKKKAVYLQHRVNAVEIDLSKVPRDIEPKELEKILIHNTSNKKVLFQASIDSPKSVDIPQVVNKGEPNNESSWRSLLAYGISAVLFIAGVTSKFSKKKASSSRSHPTHSRKKLHKKRKY